From one Syntrophorhabdus sp. genomic stretch:
- a CDS encoding electron transfer flavoprotein subunit alpha/FixB family protein, giving the protein MTRDVLVVVECKDAKPRKASLELLSIGREMASRFSSTLFAVVLGSGLTDAADTVAGYAGTTILVDNPSLAEYGWDTYGSVLESILKKYEPMVVLGTSSVTGKDLFPRVAARLSAAMVSDAVGVDLTGEGMKIKKPLYGGKVISWLAPKADSAVIVTFRPNSFAVADAGEKGEIIEETAAVAGNPAMKTLSAEKKTSGKVDLQEADFIICGGRGMKAAENFAMLDEIADLMGGRTGASRTVIDSKWREYDDQIGKSGKTVSPKLYIGCGLSGALHHIMGMDTSRVIVAINKDPNAPIFQYADYGIVDDVFAVLPALKDELKKTREET; this is encoded by the coding sequence ATGACCAGGGACGTTCTTGTTGTTGTGGAATGCAAAGACGCGAAGCCGAGAAAGGCATCGCTGGAACTACTGTCCATCGGCAGGGAGATGGCCTCGCGGTTCTCGTCCACGCTTTTCGCGGTGGTGTTGGGATCGGGCCTCACGGACGCTGCCGATACCGTCGCCGGCTATGCCGGTACAACCATCCTTGTCGACAACCCTTCGCTCGCGGAGTACGGGTGGGATACCTATGGATCGGTCCTCGAGAGCATCCTGAAGAAGTACGAGCCCATGGTTGTTCTGGGGACGTCGTCGGTGACAGGCAAGGACCTCTTTCCCAGGGTAGCCGCGCGCCTCTCGGCCGCCATGGTGTCCGACGCGGTCGGTGTCGACCTCACAGGTGAAGGGATGAAGATAAAGAAGCCACTCTACGGCGGCAAGGTGATCTCCTGGCTTGCGCCGAAGGCGGACTCGGCGGTCATCGTCACCTTCCGGCCCAATTCCTTTGCCGTGGCCGACGCCGGTGAGAAGGGTGAGATCATCGAGGAGACGGCCGCCGTGGCCGGGAATCCGGCGATGAAGACCCTCTCGGCGGAAAAGAAGACCTCCGGCAAGGTCGATCTCCAGGAGGCCGACTTCATCATCTGCGGCGGCAGGGGCATGAAGGCCGCCGAGAATTTTGCCATGCTCGACGAGATAGCCGACCTCATGGGCGGCCGCACGGGCGCGTCGAGAACGGTCATTGACAGCAAGTGGCGGGAGTACGATGACCAGATCGGAAAGAGCGGCAAGACGGTCTCCCCGAAACTGTACATCGGATGCGGCCTGTCGGGCGCCCTCCACCACATCATGGGCATGGACACATCGCGGGTCATCGTCGCCATCAACAAGGACCCCAACGCCCCCATATTCCAGTACGCCGATTACGGCATCGTGGACGATGTCTTCGCCGTCCTCCCCGCCCTGAAGGATGAACTGAAGAAGACACGGGAAGAGACGTAA
- a CDS encoding GatB/YqeY domain-containing protein encodes MDYRSKIEEGLKEALKKRDNLRVSVFRMLLASIKNKEVEKIRPLLDEEFYALVKTSIKQHNDSIESFRKGGRLELAEKEEKELEILKEFQPSQLSEEEILREIEEAVAAVGATSRKEMGKVIKLLMDKFPGRIDGKVLSAMVLKRLSSS; translated from the coding sequence ATGGACTATAGATCCAAAATTGAAGAGGGTTTGAAAGAGGCTTTAAAGAAGAGGGACAACTTAAGGGTGTCCGTGTTCCGGATGCTCCTTGCCTCCATAAAGAACAAGGAAGTCGAGAAAATACGACCTTTGCTGGACGAGGAGTTCTACGCCCTCGTCAAGACGTCGATCAAACAACACAACGATTCCATCGAGAGCTTCAGGAAGGGCGGGCGTCTCGAACTCGCCGAAAAGGAAGAGAAAGAGCTGGAGATACTCAAGGAATTCCAGCCCTCACAGCTTTCGGAGGAAGAGATCCTCAGGGAGATAGAGGAAGCGGTCGCGGCCGTCGGTGCGACAAGCCGGAAGGAGATGGGGAAGGTTATCAAACTCCTCATGGACAAATTTCCGGGAAGGATAGACGGCAAAGTGTTGAGTGCAATGGTGCTTAAAAGACTGTCATCGTCATGA
- a CDS encoding Holliday junction DNA helicase RuvA, translated as MIAYLEGKLKGIYDERLTLLVGGIGYDVLIPAFVMSEIRRSKKAEDDLSLYISFHQTERQPKPVLVGFRHELDREFFELFITVEDIGPMAAVKALTKSIREIARHIEEKDVKSLRKLKGIGERKADKIVATLKGRVAKYALMPETAAAAPVAEDFVKEVEQVLVTQLGHRMLEARQMIEEAMKRNPRIASSEELFEEVYRGQRQ; from the coding sequence GTGATAGCCTATCTCGAAGGAAAACTGAAGGGTATCTACGATGAGCGCCTGACCCTTCTTGTCGGTGGTATCGGATACGATGTCCTCATCCCGGCATTCGTCATGAGCGAGATAAGAAGATCGAAGAAGGCCGAGGACGACCTGAGCCTTTATATATCCTTCCACCAGACGGAAAGACAGCCCAAGCCCGTCCTTGTCGGCTTCAGACATGAGCTGGACAGGGAGTTCTTCGAGCTTTTCATCACCGTGGAGGATATCGGCCCCATGGCCGCCGTCAAGGCGCTCACGAAGTCCATACGGGAAATAGCGCGCCATATCGAGGAAAAGGACGTGAAGTCCCTTCGCAAGCTGAAGGGGATAGGAGAGAGAAAGGCCGACAAGATCGTGGCGACCCTGAAGGGCAGGGTGGCAAAGTATGCCCTCATGCCGGAGACGGCCGCCGCCGCGCCGGTCGCGGAGGATTTCGTGAAAGAGGTGGAGCAGGTGCTCGTCACCCAGCTCGGCCACAGGATGCTGGAGGCGCGGCAGATGATCGAAGAGGCAATGAAGAGAAACCCGCGCATTGCCTCTTCGGAAGAGCTTTTTGAGGAAGTCTACAGGGGTCAGAGGCAATGA
- a CDS encoding 30S ribosomal protein S21 has protein sequence MPAVIIREGESFESALKRFKKQCEKTGILSEIKKREHYEKPSVKRKKKILAAKKRALKKLKRTMDKGLY, from the coding sequence ATGCCAGCAGTTATTATAAGAGAAGGTGAATCCTTCGAGAGTGCCCTCAAGAGATTTAAGAAGCAGTGTGAGAAAACCGGGATTCTCTCCGAGATAAAAAAAAGAGAACACTACGAAAAACCCAGTGTTAAGAGAAAGAAGAAAATCCTCGCTGCGAAAAAGAGAGCTCTGAAAAAACTCAAGAGAACTATGGATAAAGGTCTTTACTAG
- a CDS encoding FAD-dependent oxidoreductase has product MDKIDVVIVGAGLAGLSCAWVLSGHGLQVIVVERGDFAGSKNVTGGRLYLKPIDGMASEMLAGAPFERKVVRERWSLLGSANSVSIDHTSDRFRNEDHSCTVLRARLDRWLSERLMAKGVFVIPKYRVDDLLWENGVVAGIRAGAEEIPAHVVVAADGVLSFMGRKAGLLPALSPKAYAVGMKEVLELPEEKINDRFNVGDGEGVAHLFLGDVTKGVFGGGFLYTNRDTLSLGVVAGIGAMMGRTPALDASTLLEMFKERYEMRRLLDGARIVEYSAHVIPEAGYDGIGKLCGNGILLAGDAAGLALNMGVTVRGMEFAIASGMAAAEAIVEAKASGDLSEKGLSRYGERLRESFVLKDLEASRRVPGYLDNDSFFSYYPETFPGLVEKIMWFDENPKGSPGKTLWKELRSSGMLSVKRLIELARIRNI; this is encoded by the coding sequence ATGGACAAGATCGATGTCGTGATCGTCGGGGCCGGCCTTGCCGGCCTGTCCTGCGCCTGGGTGCTTTCCGGGCACGGCCTGCAGGTCATCGTCGTGGAGCGGGGCGACTTCGCGGGCAGCAAGAACGTCACTGGCGGGAGGCTCTACCTCAAACCCATAGACGGCATGGCATCGGAGATGCTTGCCGGGGCGCCTTTTGAGCGCAAGGTCGTGCGCGAACGCTGGAGTCTTCTGGGAAGCGCCAATTCCGTCAGTATCGACCACACCTCCGACAGGTTCAGGAACGAGGACCACAGCTGCACGGTGCTCAGGGCCCGCCTCGACAGGTGGCTCTCGGAGAGGCTCATGGCGAAAGGCGTCTTCGTCATCCCCAAGTACCGCGTCGACGATCTCCTGTGGGAGAACGGGGTGGTGGCCGGGATACGCGCCGGAGCGGAAGAGATCCCCGCTCACGTTGTCGTAGCCGCCGATGGCGTCCTCTCTTTCATGGGCCGCAAGGCGGGATTGCTGCCTGCCCTGTCTCCGAAGGCATACGCCGTGGGCATGAAAGAGGTGCTCGAGCTTCCTGAAGAGAAGATAAACGACCGGTTCAACGTCGGTGACGGGGAAGGCGTTGCCCATCTGTTCCTGGGTGACGTGACGAAGGGTGTCTTCGGGGGCGGATTCCTCTACACGAACAGGGACACCCTTTCCCTGGGTGTCGTGGCGGGTATCGGCGCCATGATGGGGAGGACCCCCGCGCTGGACGCGTCGACGCTCCTCGAAATGTTCAAGGAGCGCTACGAGATGCGAAGGCTCCTCGATGGCGCGAGGATCGTCGAGTATTCGGCGCATGTCATACCAGAGGCCGGCTATGACGGCATCGGGAAGCTCTGCGGAAACGGCATTCTCCTTGCGGGCGACGCCGCGGGCCTTGCCCTCAATATGGGCGTGACGGTGCGGGGGATGGAGTTCGCCATCGCCTCGGGCATGGCGGCCGCCGAGGCCATTGTCGAAGCGAAGGCATCGGGCGATCTTTCGGAGAAGGGCCTTTCCCGCTACGGCGAGCGTCTCAGGGAATCCTTCGTCCTCAAAGACCTCGAGGCATCGCGGAGAGTGCCGGGATACCTCGACAACGACTCCTTCTTCTCCTATTATCCTGAAACCTTTCCCGGTCTCGTGGAGAAGATCATGTGGTTCGACGAGAACCCCAAAGGGTCCCCGGGAAAGACCCTGTGGAAGGAGCTTCGCTCGTCGGGCATGCTGAGCGTGAAACGGCTCATCGAACTTGCCCGCATCAGGAACATCTGA
- the dnaG gene encoding DNA primase, with product MKASVDELLQRVNIIDVISQHVKLRKAGKDYMGLCPFHKEKTPSFTVSVEKQIFYCFGCREGGNAINFIMKYENLTFVEALEHLGRQYGIEVERKGDRRKAGHYDALGKLCEYYQKGLKRTGFALEYLARRGISRQIADEFRLGYSERSRSALKAFLKATEIPADVFLSTGIVRMKETELYDMFGGRIVIPIIDVNKRVIGFGGRTLEKDGIPKYVNSPESSVFSKRTSLFGIDRAKRHITDHDEVFIVEGYFDLIALYGAGLTNVVSTLGTSVTEGQIMKLRNYTENITLMLDGDEAGIKSALRLIGLFAEMDVNGNMVVLPEGHDPDSFVREKGAAAVADVVKGKRPILDFYFDHYAGREKMTTLQGKQAFIRQVMPHIDAIRDKVKRRLYVKRLSELTGVEEEHFAGTRTYDVTGGAPRADAAKGVIERKVINVCMARPELLEFFQGKEVLRYIRDDDVREVITRMVTCFEQGKNIDVKNFIETLDKEDLKGLVLKAAFDEAGAGPDEPEKVLLDYFRHIERQFFREKSKKITEKLAEAERSGDAAAVTELLEQKRQVLTHIKNNFL from the coding sequence ATGAAAGCGTCAGTCGATGAGCTCCTGCAGAGAGTGAACATCATCGACGTCATATCTCAGCACGTGAAGCTGAGAAAGGCTGGAAAGGACTACATGGGCCTGTGTCCCTTCCACAAGGAGAAGACGCCCTCCTTCACCGTGAGCGTCGAAAAGCAGATCTTCTATTGCTTCGGCTGCAGGGAAGGCGGCAACGCCATCAACTTCATCATGAAGTATGAGAACCTGACCTTCGTCGAGGCCCTCGAGCATCTTGGCCGTCAATACGGCATAGAGGTCGAAAGGAAGGGAGACAGGAGGAAAGCGGGCCACTACGATGCCCTGGGGAAGCTTTGCGAGTACTATCAGAAAGGCCTCAAGCGCACCGGCTTTGCCCTCGAGTATCTCGCGAGGCGCGGCATCTCCCGTCAGATCGCGGACGAATTCAGACTCGGGTACAGCGAGCGTTCCCGCAGTGCCCTGAAGGCCTTCCTCAAGGCGACGGAGATACCCGCCGACGTATTCCTCAGCACCGGCATCGTGAGGATGAAAGAGACGGAGCTCTACGACATGTTCGGGGGAAGGATCGTCATTCCCATCATCGATGTCAACAAGAGGGTCATCGGTTTCGGGGGAAGAACACTCGAGAAGGACGGCATACCGAAGTATGTGAACTCCCCCGAGTCCTCGGTGTTTTCCAAGCGGACCTCACTGTTCGGTATAGACAGGGCCAAGAGACATATCACCGATCATGATGAGGTTTTCATCGTCGAGGGCTACTTCGATCTCATAGCCCTATACGGGGCTGGACTCACGAACGTGGTGTCGACGCTGGGGACCTCGGTCACCGAGGGACAGATCATGAAGCTGAGGAATTACACGGAGAACATCACCCTCATGCTCGACGGCGACGAAGCGGGGATCAAGAGCGCCCTGAGGCTCATCGGTCTCTTTGCGGAGATGGATGTCAACGGCAACATGGTCGTCCTGCCGGAAGGACATGACCCCGACAGCTTTGTCCGGGAAAAAGGCGCCGCCGCCGTGGCGGATGTCGTGAAGGGCAAGAGGCCCATCCTCGACTTCTATTTCGACCATTATGCGGGAAGAGAGAAGATGACGACCCTTCAGGGGAAGCAGGCCTTCATCAGGCAGGTGATGCCGCACATCGACGCCATTCGCGACAAGGTCAAGAGAAGGCTCTACGTCAAGAGGCTTTCGGAATTGACGGGGGTCGAGGAAGAGCATTTTGCGGGGACGAGGACGTACGACGTGACTGGCGGGGCTCCACGGGCTGATGCCGCGAAAGGGGTGATCGAGAGAAAGGTCATCAATGTCTGCATGGCACGCCCCGAGCTTCTTGAATTCTTTCAGGGAAAGGAGGTATTGCGCTATATCAGGGATGACGATGTCAGAGAGGTCATAACAAGAATGGTTACCTGTTTTGAACAGGGAAAGAACATTGACGTGAAGAACTTCATCGAGACGCTTGATAAGGAGGACCTCAAAGGGCTTGTTCTCAAAGCGGCCTTTGACGAGGCCGGGGCGGGCCCCGATGAGCCCGAGAAGGTGCTCCTTGATTATTTCAGGCACATTGAGCGCCAGTTCTTCAGGGAAAAGTCGAAGAAGATCACCGAGAAGCTTGCCGAGGCGGAGAGATCGGGGGACGCAGCGGCGGTCACAGAACTCCTGGAACAGAAGAGGCAGGTATTGACGCATATAAAAAATAATTTTTTATAG
- a CDS encoding electron transfer flavoprotein subunit beta/FixA family protein gives MKVLVFVKQVADTEARIIISSDQKSLEVENKYVVNFFDEFAVEEAIRVKETLKDVEITVCAFAPQRAVEALRTTIAMGADKAFLIDSTDREADDPLIVSRVLAGFARKEGFDVILCGRQAMDDESANVGPMVAEFLGIPHVSQVTKLTITGGGKAEVESEIEGGKRTSEVSLPALFTCQKGLNEPRVPLITGVMKAMKTQIDVLDPASIEMPFGPIDRESSKITVLSYEAPAGRPSVHIMEGASPEEKVQNLVRALKDEAKVL, from the coding sequence GTGAAGGTCCTAGTGTTCGTGAAGCAGGTGGCTGATACGGAAGCGCGTATCATCATAAGTTCCGATCAGAAGAGTCTCGAGGTCGAGAACAAATATGTCGTGAACTTCTTCGATGAATTTGCCGTCGAGGAGGCCATACGCGTAAAAGAGACGTTGAAGGACGTGGAGATAACGGTGTGCGCCTTCGCGCCGCAAAGGGCCGTCGAAGCCTTGAGGACGACGATAGCCATGGGCGCGGACAAAGCCTTCCTCATCGACAGCACGGATCGGGAGGCCGACGACCCCCTTATCGTCTCACGTGTTCTCGCGGGGTTCGCCCGGAAAGAGGGGTTCGATGTCATACTCTGCGGACGTCAGGCGATGGATGATGAAAGTGCCAACGTGGGTCCCATGGTGGCGGAGTTCCTCGGCATACCGCACGTGAGCCAGGTGACGAAGCTCACCATCACCGGTGGCGGCAAGGCCGAGGTCGAAAGCGAGATAGAAGGGGGCAAAAGGACGTCGGAGGTCTCGCTGCCGGCCCTCTTCACCTGCCAGAAAGGCCTCAATGAGCCAAGGGTACCTCTCATCACGGGTGTGATGAAGGCGATGAAGACGCAGATAGATGTCCTCGATCCCGCATCCATCGAGATGCCCTTCGGTCCCATAGACAGGGAGTCATCAAAGATCACGGTGCTGTCCTACGAGGCACCCGCTGGCCGGCCTTCGGTCCACATCATGGAGGGAGCGTCCCCGGAAGAGAAGGTGCAGAACCTCGTCAGGGCGCTCAAGGATGAAGCGAAGGTCCTGTAG
- a CDS encoding adenylosuccinate synthase — MANVGVVGVQWGDEGKGKIIDYLSGFADIIVRFQGGANAGHTIVIGDRKVILHLIPSGILREKTHCVIGNGVVMDPEVLEKELEELKGLGYLKDDKRLMISGYTHVIMPYHKKLDALKESRSAKKIGTTGRGIGPAYEDRVSRMGIRVIDLIDRKVFREKLKANLEMKNFLIRRYYKDEPLMIRDILKKFEPYRKMLKRHVVDSTSFLHKAMAKKKKILFEGAQGTFLDIDHGTYPYVTSSNTIAGNISAGAGVPPSAVDYILGICKTYTTRVGEGPFPTELPGAEGELMRKVGDEYGATTGRPRRCGWFDAVLVRRAVKLSGINGLSLMKLDVLDSFDTIKICTHYKIGKRLYEEPPMALQDFYRCEPQYEEMPGWKTSIKDAKRLEDLPEQTLRYIRRIEELVGVPAAIVSTGPDRDSTIILRNPFA, encoded by the coding sequence ATGGCCAACGTGGGAGTTGTCGGGGTTCAGTGGGGTGATGAAGGCAAAGGGAAGATCATCGACTATCTCAGCGGGTTCGCGGACATCATCGTCCGGTTCCAGGGCGGGGCCAACGCCGGTCACACCATCGTTATCGGCGACAGGAAGGTCATCCTTCATCTCATCCCTTCGGGCATACTCCGCGAGAAGACGCACTGCGTCATCGGCAACGGTGTTGTGATGGATCCCGAGGTCCTGGAGAAAGAGCTGGAAGAACTGAAGGGTCTCGGCTATCTCAAGGACGACAAACGCCTCATGATAAGCGGTTACACCCATGTCATCATGCCGTATCACAAGAAGCTCGATGCCCTCAAGGAATCGAGGAGCGCGAAGAAGATAGGAACGACAGGAAGAGGCATTGGCCCGGCTTACGAGGACAGGGTAAGCAGGATGGGTATTCGCGTCATCGACCTCATCGACAGGAAGGTCTTTCGGGAGAAGCTGAAGGCCAACCTGGAGATGAAGAACTTCCTCATCCGCCGCTACTACAAGGACGAACCCCTGATGATCCGGGATATCCTCAAGAAGTTCGAGCCCTACCGGAAGATGCTCAAGAGGCATGTCGTGGATTCGACGTCCTTTCTCCACAAAGCGATGGCGAAGAAGAAAAAGATACTCTTCGAGGGAGCCCAGGGAACCTTTCTGGATATCGACCACGGGACGTACCCTTACGTCACCTCGTCCAATACCATTGCCGGGAACATCTCCGCGGGTGCCGGAGTGCCTCCGAGCGCCGTCGACTACATCCTGGGAATATGCAAGACATACACGACCCGCGTCGGAGAAGGTCCCTTTCCGACGGAGCTGCCCGGTGCCGAGGGGGAGCTCATGAGGAAGGTCGGTGACGAATACGGTGCCACCACGGGCAGGCCGAGGCGGTGCGGATGGTTCGATGCGGTCCTGGTGAGAAGGGCCGTCAAGCTGAGCGGTATAAACGGTCTTTCCCTGATGAAGCTCGACGTTCTCGACTCCTTCGACACGATCAAGATATGCACCCACTACAAGATCGGCAAACGACTCTATGAAGAACCGCCCATGGCCCTCCAGGACTTCTACCGGTGTGAACCCCAGTATGAAGAGATGCCGGGCTGGAAGACATCGATAAAGGACGCGAAGAGGCTCGAAGACCTGCCGGAGCAGACGCTGAGATACATAAGGCGCATAGAAGAGCTCGTCGGTGTTCCCGCAGCCATCGTATCCACAGGGCCCGACAGGGACAGCACCATCATACTCAGGAATCCCTTCGCCTGA
- the ruvB gene encoding Holliday junction branch migration DNA helicase RuvB, with amino-acid sequence MIQEENSTEISELYRKEENGGDEGIVTLRPSRLFEYVGQDTIVETLQIAIEAALKRGEPLEHILFNGPPGLGKTTLAHIIANEMGTRIVTSSGPALEKGGDLMGLLTHLEKGDVFFIDEIHRIPKIVEEFLYPAMEDFAVDFIFDKGIHARTHRYRLEQFTLIGATTRSGLLSSPLRERFGIVRDLDFYRDEDLVKIIKRSAAILGVSIDDEGAQETAKRARGTPRVANRLLKRVRDYAEVRAGGMITKSVAIDALSLEGIDDHGLGETDRKLLRTIILNYKGGPVGIEALAATLQLESDVLIEVVEPFLLKSGFIIRTSQGRRASEKAFAHLGIPLSGTPPMGGLFDNAPAGKGR; translated from the coding sequence ATGATACAGGAAGAGAACTCCACGGAGATCTCCGAGCTTTACAGGAAGGAAGAGAACGGGGGTGACGAAGGCATTGTCACCCTGCGGCCAAGCCGCCTGTTCGAGTATGTCGGCCAGGACACCATAGTGGAGACCCTCCAGATAGCCATCGAGGCGGCGCTGAAGAGGGGAGAGCCCCTGGAACATATCCTCTTCAACGGGCCCCCGGGGCTCGGGAAGACGACACTGGCGCACATCATCGCCAACGAGATGGGCACACGGATCGTGACGTCCTCCGGTCCCGCGCTGGAGAAGGGCGGCGACCTGATGGGCCTTCTGACACACCTCGAAAAAGGGGACGTCTTCTTCATCGACGAGATCCATCGCATACCCAAGATCGTCGAAGAGTTTCTGTACCCTGCCATGGAGGACTTCGCCGTCGATTTCATCTTCGACAAGGGCATTCACGCGAGGACACACCGGTATCGCCTCGAGCAGTTCACCCTCATCGGCGCGACGACGCGCTCCGGCCTCTTGTCGTCTCCGCTCAGGGAACGCTTCGGCATCGTGCGGGACCTCGATTTCTACAGGGATGAGGACCTCGTGAAGATCATCAAGCGGTCGGCCGCGATACTGGGCGTCAGTATCGACGATGAGGGGGCCCAGGAGACGGCGAAACGTGCCCGGGGAACGCCCAGGGTGGCGAACAGGCTCCTCAAGCGCGTCCGTGATTATGCCGAGGTCAGGGCCGGCGGCATGATAACGAAGAGTGTGGCCATCGATGCCCTGAGCCTTGAAGGCATCGACGACCATGGCCTCGGCGAGACGGACAGGAAGCTCCTCAGGACCATCATCCTCAACTACAAGGGCGGTCCCGTGGGGATCGAGGCCCTTGCCGCGACCCTGCAGCTGGAGTCCGACGTGCTCATCGAGGTCGTCGAGCCCTTTCTGCTGAAGTCGGGGTTCATCATCCGCACCTCCCAGGGCAGGAGGGCCTCCGAGAAGGCCTTTGCCCATCTCGGCATACCACTTTCGGGGACGCCCCCCATGGGTGGTTTGTTCGACAATGCTCCTGCCGGGAAAGGCAGGTAG
- the rpoD gene encoding RNA polymerase sigma factor RpoD — translation MGSMALLTREGEKEIARLMEEAREEIKQVLLSFPGTVKELLSALMALKTSKAAVKDITVEADDEEEGDTELEYQRERVIALLERLKEEHTRSRENAKGRKDGHSKEVQKIITEINLSKKITEKIILRMKRYVERIDKIDVEIARYRRSKEKGSKRHLQALMNRKARIEDEIGISSKLLRHYLKRIEQAESNFAGAKNELVKANLRLVVSIAKRYINRGLSLLDLIQEGNIGLMKAVDRFEYKRGYKFSTYATWWIRQSITRAIADQARTIRIPVHMIETINKIIRVSRGLVQELGREPYPDEIADRIGFSSEKVRRVLRITKEPISLETPINDDEDTHLADFIEDKNVLTPQDSAIYEDLVMNLNSILSTLSPREERVVRMRFGLGERQDHTLEEVGQVFEVTRERIRQIEAKALKKLRHPMRAKLLRSFVDL, via the coding sequence ATGGGAAGCATGGCCCTCCTGACGCGGGAAGGCGAGAAGGAGATCGCCCGTCTCATGGAGGAGGCGAGGGAAGAGATAAAGCAGGTGCTCCTGTCTTTTCCCGGAACCGTCAAGGAGCTCCTCAGTGCCCTCATGGCGCTCAAGACATCGAAGGCGGCCGTCAAGGACATCACTGTCGAGGCGGATGATGAGGAAGAAGGTGACACGGAACTCGAATACCAGCGGGAAAGGGTGATCGCCCTGCTCGAGCGGCTCAAGGAAGAGCATACCCGGTCAAGGGAGAACGCGAAAGGCAGGAAAGACGGTCACAGCAAGGAAGTGCAGAAGATCATAACCGAGATCAACCTTAGCAAGAAGATCACGGAAAAGATCATCCTCCGCATGAAACGGTACGTGGAGCGCATCGACAAGATCGACGTCGAGATCGCCCGGTACAGGAGATCGAAGGAAAAAGGAAGCAAGAGGCACCTTCAGGCCCTGATGAACAGAAAGGCGAGGATCGAGGATGAGATCGGGATATCTTCGAAGCTCCTGAGGCATTACCTGAAGAGGATCGAACAGGCCGAGTCCAACTTCGCGGGGGCCAAGAACGAACTCGTCAAGGCCAATCTCCGGCTCGTCGTGAGCATAGCGAAAAGGTACATAAACAGGGGGCTGTCACTGCTCGACCTCATACAGGAGGGGAATATCGGCCTCATGAAAGCGGTGGACCGTTTCGAGTATAAACGGGGCTACAAGTTCAGCACCTACGCTACCTGGTGGATCCGTCAGTCGATTACGCGAGCCATCGCCGATCAGGCGCGGACGATACGGATCCCCGTGCACATGATAGAGACCATCAACAAGATCATACGGGTGTCCCGCGGTCTCGTGCAGGAGCTGGGCAGGGAGCCCTATCCCGATGAGATAGCCGACAGGATAGGGTTCTCGTCGGAAAAGGTCAGAAGGGTCCTCAGGATAACCAAGGAGCCCATATCCCTGGAGACGCCCATCAACGACGATGAGGATACGCACCTCGCGGATTTCATCGAGGACAAGAACGTGCTCACGCCCCAGGATTCGGCCATCTACGAAGACCTCGTGATGAACCTGAATTCCATCCTTTCGACGCTCTCCCCCAGGGAAGAAAGGGTGGTGAGGATGCGGTTCGGCCTCGGGGAGCGGCAGGACCATACCCTGGAAGAGGTGGGGCAGGTCTTCGAGGTCACCCGTGAACGGATACGGCAGATCGAGGCCAAGGCCCTGAAGAAGCTCAGGCACCCCATGAGGGCGAAGCTCCTGCGTTCTTTCGTGGACCTGTGA
- a CDS encoding 4Fe-4S dicluster domain-containing protein has product MKIDEKLALDAFKTDRESHILIDHDICRSRCTTRQCLTVCPGHLYTFNEEENQIVVEYAGCLECGTCMIACTEGAIQWSYPKGDFGVQYRYG; this is encoded by the coding sequence ATGAAGATAGACGAAAAGCTCGCCCTTGACGCCTTCAAAACGGACAGGGAGAGCCACATCCTCATAGATCACGATATCTGCAGGTCCAGGTGCACCACCAGGCAGTGCCTGACCGTCTGTCCCGGACATCTCTACACTTTCAATGAAGAGGAGAACCAGATAGTGGTGGAGTACGCCGGATGCCTGGAATGCGGCACCTGTATGATAGCCTGCACCGAAGGCGCCATACAGTGGAGCTACCCGAAGGGTGACTTCGGGGTGCAGTACAGGTATGGATAG